CACCCACACACAGCGcctgccccacagcacccacaACAGGACTTCCACAACCCTGCTTTGCTCCCTTTCCTTGCACCCATGGTCCCCACATGCCCCAGCCCACCTCTACAAAAAGCTTTGTGCACTTGATGTCGATGATGAGGGGCACAGAGTAGTCGACAGCCAGGCGCCGGGTGCGGTACCCCTTGGTGACAAAGGAGGAGAGCCGGCGGCCTCCCGAGTTGCGCATAGAGAGGTTAATGACCATCTCAAAGTGGTTCTCAGCCAGGTAATCCAGGATGCTGCGCTGGGTCTCCCGGGCACCAGCCTCGCTACCATCTGCGTCCTCGAAGTGCCAGTCCACAGCCTTCACCTGCAGGCAGTGACCATGTCAGGGCCCTGCAACACCCTGGGCTGGCCCTGGCCCCGCAGGCCCCCAGCCCTGACCTTGATGCCGTGCTCGGTGTAGAAGTCAGCAGTGCCGAGGCTGGCGTAGAGGTTGTAGCCGAGGCTCTCCAGCGTCCGcactgtgggcagcagctcaCTCTTGTTCTGAAAGGAACCAGGGGCCGGTCAGACGGCAGAGAGGGAACCCCAGCCTCCCAGCACATTTACCCCACATACCTTGTAGCTGCCAATGGTCAGCAGGATGTTCTTCTTGGGAATCTTGAAGCCGGTGCTGAGCATGGCCTTCAGGTACGCCTCGCAGCGGTTCTCCCCAAAGCAGGCAACCTCGCCTGTGCTGGTCATCTCCACACCCAGCACCACATCAGCGCCCGCCAGGCGTGAGAAGGAGAActggggcacctgggggcaAGGGGACATTCAGGGGCTGCCTGGCCTTGcaccccagcctggccctgtgGCCCCCACTCACCTTGACACCAACGATGCCTGTGCCTGTCATCAGCCCCACGGGCTCCACATCCTCACCCATGATCACCTGGCTGGCCAGAGCCACCAAGTCCACGCCCAGGGTCTTGGAGACAAAGGGGAAGGAGCGGGAGACACGGACATTGCACTCTATCACCTTCAGCTGGTCATCCTaggagagaggggacagaaTGAGGCAGGGCTGAGAATGTGGGGTGCTCTCCCACTGGCACTGTGCAGTCCCCAGCCCCAGGTACCTTGGCAATGAGCTGCAGGTTGAAGGGCCCCGtgacctgcagctcctgcccaatAGCGTGGACAATGGCCTTGATGCGCTCCAGAGTCTTGGGGGTGATGTCCTGCGGGGGGGTCACCAGTGTGGCATCACCTGAGTGCACCCCAGCATTCTCCACGTGCTCCGAGATGGCAATGGCCACCACCACACCGTCACAGGCCACCGCATCCACATCAATCTCCTAGGAGCAGGAACATGGTcacagcctgtccctggggTGGGGGCAGGGGCTTTCAGGGGGcatcctggggctggagcagcctcctGGATGGACCTTGGCCTCCTGGATGAACTTGGAAATCACAACAGGCTGCTCCTTGGACACAGCCACGGCGTTGCTCAGGAACTTCTCCAAATCGCTGTCCGAGTACGCCACGTTCATGGCAGCACCGCTCAGCACGTAGGAAGGGCGCACGACACAGGGGTACCCCACCTTGCAGCAGAAGTGCTTGGCTGACTGCGGGAGAGATGGAACCTCAGCACACACACGGAGAGCCACCCTGAGGCAGCCCTCTCCTGTTTGCTGGGCCCACCTCCATGTTGGAGAGCTCCTTCCAGAGGGGCTGGCTGATGCCAATGGAGTCGAGCAGGCGGGAGAACTTGAAGCGGTTCTCAGCTGAGTCTATGGCCTCCGGGGAGGTGCCCAGGATGCGGCACTGCTGCCGGTGCAGGGCCATGGCAATGTTATTGGGCAGCTGTCCGCCCATGGACAGGATCACGCCCTCAGGATTCTCCAACTCATAGATGTCCATCACCACCTGCAGCACAGTGCGGGGCAGGGGGGAGGCTGGGACCGAGCCATGGCAGccctcacccagccctgcagctgtcAGGGCCCCAGCCCCCTCACCTCGAAGGAAATCTCGTCAAAGTAGAGGCGATCACACATGTCGTAATCAGTGCTCACTGTCTCAGGGTTGTAGTTCACCATGATCGTCTTGAAGCCCATCTATTGGGGGGTGGGACAAGGTGAGCCCAGAGCCCCCAACCCCTACCCAGCCTCATCCGCTGAGCAGGGACACCCAGTCCTCGCTCCACAGGGTGCTGGGGCCCATCTGACCTTGCGGAGCTCCTGGATGCAGCCAACGGCGCACCAGTCGAACTCGACACTGCTGCCAATGCGGTAGACGCCGGAGCCAATGACCATGACATGAGGCTCACGGAAGGCCAGGTCGTGCTCAGAGCCGTTGTAGGTCAGGTACAGGTAGTTGGTTTGAGCTGGCCACTCTGCTGCCACCGTGTCGATCTGCTTCACCACCGGCAGAATCTTCAGGTCGTGTCGCATCTTCCGCACGGCCAGCTCGGTGCTGCGCAGAGCTGGGTGAGCGCCAGGACCGAGGCAGGGAGCAAAACAGGgcctccccttccccatctcACCTGAGCACGGCCAGGGCCACCTGCTTATCGGAGAAACCAAGCTGCTTGGCACGCTTGAGCACGGCGGGTGGCATGGTGCCCTGCTCACCACGGTACGACTCCAGCAGCACCGCGTGGTCCGTGATGTTCTTCATCTTGTGCAGGAACCAGCGGTCAATCTTGGTCAGCTCATAGAGCCGCTCGATGGAGTACCCAGCCCGCAGGGCTGCCGCCAGCACGAAGATTCGCTTGTCCGTTGGCgtctccagctcctgccaggccagGAGTTGAGTGTGGCCAAGGGAGGCAGGTGGCCACCTCTCCCCCcagaacagcacagccagcacagacaCCCAGACCCCAGTGCTCACCATGTCCGAGACCGGCTTCACAGTGTGATCGAAGCCCACACAGTTCTCGTCTACCATCCTCAGAGCCTTCTGGAATGCCTCCTCAAAGTTCCTCCCAACGGCCATGACCTCTCCTGCAGAAGGTGAGGTGAGCAGGCAGATCCCGTGCCTACCAcgtgcccagcagtgctgcccccCTGCACTCACCCACGCTCTTCATGGAGCTGCCGATCTTAGTGCTGACACGCAGGAACTTGCTGAGGTCCCAGCGCGGGATCTTCACCACGCAGTAGTCCAGGCTGGGCTCAAAGCTGGCTGTGGTGGAGTTGGTGACAGAGTTCCTGAAGAGGTGACAGGCGTCAGCAGCTGGAGCCATCCCCTCAAGGCAGCACCTTGTCCCACACTGTGGTGGAACCTTACCTGAGGAGGGGTAGGGGGATGCCCAGGGCAAGTTTGGCAGCCACATAGGCCAGCGGGTAACCAGTGGCCTTGCTGGCCAGGGCCGAGCTGCGGGAGAGCCGGGCGTTCACCTCAATGATGTAGTACTGTGGGCAGCGGGCAGGCAGGGTCAGTGGGTGCCGTGCAACAGGCCAAGCCGCTGACACGGCCAGACCTACTGCATCCCAGAAACGCTGCAGCGCCAGGGGGGCTGGTGTGGCACAGCCTCGTGGGACAGCATGGGGCAGGACCCAGATCCCCCCCGGGCAGGGCTAGCCAGGGATCAGGAGTGGGAGCTGGAAGTACCTGCTCTGACTCAGGGTTGAGGGCAAACTGGATGTTGCACTCGCCCACGATTCCCAGGTGCTGCACCACCTTGATGGCTGTGCGCCTCAGCATGAAGTACTCAGTGTCATTGAGGGTCTGACTGGGCGCCACCACGATGGACTCACCCGTGTGGATCCCCAGCGGGTCCAGGTTCTCCATATTGCACACCTGGCAGTAGCGGGGTCACTTCAGGCTTGCGGTTCCCCACTGCTCCATGTGCTGTCCATGGTGGGCTCCTCCCAGTTCCCACCACATcctcccctgcccagccaggacTGGAATACACAGCATGTTCCACTGGGTGGACAGCTGGGGTAAACACCACAGCACAGGGGTGCAGGGCTCTGGTTCACAGGGTGCAGCTCCCAATggcacacagcagctgtgccagcaccatGGAAGGCACTGGGGAGCCCTCCCTGTGGACAAGGTGCACTGGGAGcctccagcccccagcactTGCCCCACATCtatccctctgcagcagcccgGAGGCCTCCCTCCATCCCATACCGTGACACAGTTGTTGTAGGCATCTCGCACCACCTCATACTCAATctccttccagcctttcagggaCTTGTCTACCAGCACCTGGGACGTGTGGGTGAAGGCCTGGCTCACCAGAGCCACCAGCTCCTCCCGGCTGTTGGCAAAGCCGGAGCCCAGCCCCCCAAGGGCGTAGGCAGAGCGTACCAGCACCGGGTACCCCAACcgctcagctgctgcctgcgcCTGCAAGGAGCAATGGGGCCATGGTGGGAACAGGAAGGACGggaccctgccctgccccacagaCCCCCAGACCACCCCAGACCTGctccagggaggcagcagcctcGCTGGGTGCCACGTGCTCCCCGATCTCCTCCATCTTCTCGACGAAGACCTTGCGATCCTCTGTCATCTCAATGGAGGCAACGGGGGTGCCCAGCACCCGCACATGGTAACGCTCCAGAACACCCGCCTTGGTCAGCTCCACGCCACAGTTGAGGGCTGTCTGCCCCCCGAAGGTCAGCAGCACCCCATCGGGCCGCTCGTTCCGGATcacctggggggcacagggcgGTGGGACACAAACCATGGTGGgtcctgtgttttccagctgccaCTTCACCTGTGCTGCCCCACCCAGCTGTACATGCACCAGGCTCTAGGCcatcccccagcccagccccacactcATCCCGCAACTCTgccatccctgcatccccaaATCgccccctcccagccagcatcCTGGGGTGCTCACCTGGGTGACGTACTCAGGGGTGATGGGCAGGAAGTACACCTTGTCTGCCAGTCCCTTGGAGGTCTGGACTGTGGCGATGTTGGGGTTGATCAGCACTGTCTGGATGTTCTCCTCCTTCAGTGCTTTGATGGCCTTATGAGGAGCAGAGGGATCACAGCTGGTGGCCCCGGGCCCCTGCCACCCCCCTGTGGCCCCTACCGCCCCCAGGCCCTGGGGTGGGCACTCACCTGTGACCCTGAGTAGTCAAACTCGCCCGCCTGCCCAATGGAAAGGCCGCCGGAGCCCAGGATCAGCACCTTGCGGGGTCGGGCTGCATCCAAGTGCCCCGCTGACGCCTTGGTGTAGCTCAGCCACTCCTGCAGGCGCTCCCGCACTGGGGGGATGTGGCACGCTGAGGACAGGGCACTCCCGtgcacagccccatcccacagcccttgGCCCATGGTGCCGGCTGTCCCTCACACTCTCACCCACCTGTCCGGGCGCTGCCACGCCCGTCCCGCAGGTCCCGCGCCACCTCCACAAAGACATCAAAGAGACACTCCAGGTCTGTGGGGCCAGCGCAGTGCTCGGGGTGAAACTGGACACTGTGGAGGGGGTCAGGCAGGGCACATCCCTATGACCTGCCATgccacagccccccagccccaggccccCTGCTGTAGCCCCACGCACACCTGAAGAAGGGCTTGTGCTGGTGGACGAGGCCCTCGTTGGAGCCGTCGTTGGCATTGGTGAAGAGCGGGAGCCAGCTGGGCGGGAGGCTGCCCGCCTCCACTGCGAAGCCGTGGTTCTGCGCCGTGATGAAGCAGCGCTGCGTGTCCTcgtgcaggcagggctggttATGCCCGCGGTTCCCGTACCTGGGTGGTGGGACAGCTGtcaggcagccccagcagccaggacCCCTGCAGTGACTCCGGACCCTCACTCACTTCATCTTGTAGGTACGGGCACCAAGGGCCAGGGCAAGCAGCTGGTGTCCCAGGCAGATCCCAAAAATGGGCTTGGGCTGGGGTGCATCCAGCACCTGGCATAGACTGGACACTGtctcctggcagagctgtgggtcCCCAGGGCCATTGCTGATGAACAGCCCGTCAAAGTCTGTGTCAAGAGAGCAGCAGGATAAGAGTggggccccccagccccctgacATCACCGTAGGGCCCCCAAGgtccccacagggtcacagcagGCACTCCTGGCTACCAGCAAAGAAACACCTGCAGCTTGCCCGACACCCCAGCAGGGTTGCAACCAAGGTGTTCTGACCCCACAACCGCCATTCAAGTGGCAGCAAGGCCCTCCCAGTCCCCCATGGCCCCTCCCACACAGAGCCACACCAATACCACAGTCTAGAGTCCCCCATGCCAATCACAGCAAGGCATCCCGAGCCCATGGCCCTGCTCTTGTGGTGCCACACTGAGGGCCCCAAGCCCCAAAGCCCCCAGGAATGATGACACCAAGGCTCCCCACCCCACGGCATTGAGCAGGACACAGGtgcctgctgtccccagcaccaccCACGCAGACAGTCCCTATGCCAGACCCCAGCCCCCCTTGGTGGGAGCCCAGATTGTCCCAACCACTGCCATCTCACCTGCAGGGTCCAGCGGGTGGTCCCAGGGCACCACAGTGACAGTCGCCCCCCGCCTGCACAGGCACCGTATTTGGTTGTTCTTCAGGCCGCAGTCAAGGGCCGTGACACGCAGGGACCCGCCTGGGTTGAACACGCGTGGCACCTGCGGGAGGGGAAGTGGATCACCCGGCCTCCTGCTGGGGCCAGCCTCCCGAAGTGAGGGGCTCCACAGCCCCCtctgctgcccccagccccgctcagATCCCCCACCACACCTTCAGTGACACCTCCTGCACCAGGTGCTTCTTGTTGGGGTCCTCAAAGGAGAGGCTCCCCTCAGGGGTCCCATCCGGCACCAGCTTCCCCAGCAGCGTCCCCTGCTCACGGATCTTCTTAGTCAGCGCCCGGGTGTCCACCCCTGCAAACGGGCTGTGAGACACAATCCCACGGTCCCGGCCCACCCCAGCAGGACCCCGCGCCgtggcagcagcaccacccCCAAATGCCAACACAGGTCAAACCCCCGGCAGGCAAATTTCAACACAGAGATGGGTTTGGTTCAGAACTCGCAGATCCAcagcccccaccccccaccctaCTCAGCTGCCTCCCCAGTCCCACCTTCTAGCCCAGGGATGTTCTGCTCCTTCAGCCACTGGTCCAGGGAGTGGGATGCACTCCAGTGGCTGGGGGTCTCTGAGCACTCGCCCACCACCAGCGCGGCCACATGGATCTTGCTGGACTCAAACCACTGGGGGGACAGAGGGTAAGCAGGGCAAGGCAGAGGGTCACCAGGCCCTCTGGAATATGGACCCCATTCCTATAGCACAGGACCAGCCCTCCCACTGCTGGGCTGTCACTACCCCTACCTTGTCCCACACCTATCACAGCAAGGCTGAGCCTTAGTCCAACAAAGTCCCCAGATCAGGGAGCTCCAGGATGGGGTGCCCAGGcccccacagtgctgctggacTGCAGCCCACTGCCCACGTGTCAACACAGCCCATGCCGCGGGACCCCTCAgcttggcacagctgcagcacaaaccaAGCCGATGGGAAAGCACCACTCCCTCCGCCCACAGCCTCGCCAGCGAGGTCCAGACATGCCAGTATGTCCTGTCCCATGGGATCAGGGCTCTGGTTCCCGGAAGCACAGGCCACAGCAGAGACCCACACACCAAAGACCCGGAGAGGGCTGCTAACAGCAAGACCCCCCGCGGCTGGCGTGGGGAGGCCGGCACAGCACGGCCGCAGCAGGGCTGGACTCTGCCCTGGGACGGGGCAGTGTGGAGGCcagggggctgggagggggctggggcctcgagcagcccctctgcccagccccagccctgccttgtCCCAGGGCCTCAAGACTCTCACCTTGCAACAGAGCCCTGGTGAGGAGATacacagccccacaccccaTGTGCTGCGAGGGCACCCCAATCCCAGTGCACTGGGgtctcctcctgcccagccccagtcCTCACCAAGTCAGAGCATGCTGGGCCCCACTGCGGCTCTGGGCCCTGCAGCACCGGAGTCAAACCTCTGCCTGCCACCATGTGCCGCTcactgcctgccctggcacccTGCACCGTCCCGCCCTGGCACCTCGTGCCATCCATCCCGGCCTGGCACCGTGCAGCGTCCCGTTCTGCCACGCGCCACAGCGACACCACGACGGGATACGCGGCCCCTCGCTCACCCTGCTGAGGCCGAAGGCGTCAGGCTCGTCCCGGGGCACTCCGTAGTTACCGACTAGCGGGTAGGTAAGCACCAGGATCTGTGCCTTGTAGGAGGGGTCGGTGAGGGCCTCGGGGTACCCCACCATGCCAGTCTGGAACACTGCAGGGGAGCGGGATGGGGGTGATGGGGgggccagccccggccccgcgtcCCGCCGGGGGGCACCGAGCCGAGCACAACCGGACCGACCCCAACCCCGCGCCCCAGACAGGCCCCACGGAGGGCCCCGAGCTGAGGGAGTCCGCGGACTAGGCCGGATCCCCCGTTCCCCGTCCTTCCCGCGCCGTCGCCTGTCTCGGGCCGCCCCACGACATCCCGGCCCCCCGGCCGCACTCACCGACTTCCCCGGCGGCGGCAGCCCCGACGGCCCCGAAGGGGCGGCCGGGCAGCACCGACCCGTCCTGCAACACCAGTCGGGCCATGGCGTCGCCACGTGCGCTCCGGGGACTCCGCGGCGGCGACCGAGCGGGGTGCGCACCGCCCGGCTGTAGCGGCGGCGGGAGGAtccggggcggggccgcgccgggacCGCCCCCGGGGCGGGGCAGCGGCACCTGGTGCACCGGCAAGGGGGCTCCGCGGGGCTACAGCGGGCGCGGAGGAGAGCATCAGCCCCGGGCCTGACCGCCAATTCGCGGGACACGGCCGAAGATGCTCGTGCAGGCGAGCACTGGACCACGGCCGGAGTCAGGGCGGCCTGCAGTGTGGACGCGGAGATCTGGGACCTAAACTGCTATAAGTGATGCGAAACGCGAAAAAAGCCAGACTTTGCACGGCTGGCACTTACCACTAGCAGCGGTAACGCATCAATATTAGCACTAATTTTATCACAGACAAAAATCAGGGGAGAGCGCGAACGCAGTCCCCCACTACCACAAATTATGCAGTCGAGTTTCCCGCATTTGGGGAAATCGCAGGGGTCAGCACACCCGGAGTGCAAGGGATGAGCCTCGCCCTGAGAAAACCACCTGCCTGATCATGGTGTCTCCCCTGCCAGGTAAGTATGAGATACCAACCCCGCCGCCCGCACGCCCCGCCCGCCGCACGCCCCCACAGCACACGGCCACCCCGACACCAGCCCCGCCCCGAACCGGCCCCGCGCTGCGCCGCGGCCcgcacggcccggcccgcgcagcgCCCGCGGACGCGCGAGGGCAGCGGCGCCCGTGCGCGGGCTGTGTCCCGGCATGCCGCGCGGCGCTGCCTCATTTGCATGCACACGCCCCCGGGCCGGCTCCGGGCGGCTCCGCTGGCGCGGCGGGAGCTGCGGGCCCGGGTCCTTCCCGCCCGTCCGGCCCCACCTTCCCGCCCGTGCCGGGACTGCGCGGACTTTGTGCCGCCGGACCCGCGGGAGGGTCACCCGGGCAGCTCCAGCGCTGCCTCTCCTTCCCGGGACTTGTCCCTCCTTTGCCCAGTCCCGCCGAGGGCTGATGCCCCGGGTCAGTCTGTCTCCTGTCCCTAAGCCGAGGGGCTGGCAAGGCTGGTGGTGTGTTCGCCGGCCATTGCCACGTCACTGCTGAGGCAGGGCGACTCGCATCACCTTGCTTCTCCCGCGGGAGCGGCAGCACAGGGGTCCCTGGCACCCGGGAGCTCAGAGTCCCCATCACTGCATCCCAGGTCTCCCATtgcccctgcctgcctgcttgGGGATGGGCTGTGCAACGACTGGCAGCCTCCAGTCAAAGCCCTTccacctcctctcctcttcctccccgTCTCTTCTTGCACTCAGGGTTGTTCCTCTGACCCTTATCTGCCCCATCCAAGCCTTGCTTCCAGGCTCTCACATTCCAGTTTGCTTCCAATTTGGATCGGGTGAACCCTCATAGACACAAACACCAACAGCAACAAACCCAGCGAGACCTTggtgtaagagacggtccgaagatccctcatctgcctcacgatcatggccgaggacagagactgaacacaggagtcctggcctggctgaggtgggatgtctgccaagtgttgcctgcaggtgtgcccgctgggaactggtacgcattcctgaggaaattagtgcaggtcgcaatggactgcgccgttcttgctgcccaggcgggaaggactgcgctgaagcagaaaggaatgacctgtcctgtacacctgtcctgtatgcctgtcttgtacgtctgtcctgtacctgtttcccaaagcaacagGCCTcataacaatggctgtagatttccccgcctcttggccagttgcccctcgcttctgaaaaggactataaagggactttctgaaataactgagctcgagatctccccacggaaagaagacgaatctatgGGCGGAAGACCACAAGGACTTggtctcatccgttggtagctattgccccccccctttttcttcctctctactttgtttttctctctctctctctctctttctctcctctatggcattactgtgttgtgggcacataataaaggtgcactgttttgattaaaactgaaatctcttgtgtccatttacactctgagatcgataaacgaaccatcacaacccccgcttgcattagcAGATCGTGACACTTGGTGCTGCCCCAGCAGGTTGCTTATTCATCCTCCATGCTCAGAAGCCATCGTTACACATCTAAAGGTTTTGCTCCAGGTCTTCCAAGCAGTGCTAGAAGTTCACATCGAATTCTGTGAACGGGCATTTCCATTCTCCGTCTTTGTTCTGCAGATGGACAGCACGTGCCACTATCTTGCACGGGGACCCCCAGGCCACGAGCAGCCAACGTATCCCTGAGACCCCAACCAGCAGTGACAGGAGAACTGGGGCACTGTGTTGGCTTTGGGCGTGCAAGGCCCTGTGGGGTCATGGGGGCTGCTGGGTCTGTCGTGATGTGAATATCGGTGTTTAAGGGCCCCTTGCTTCCCCTTGGAGGGTGCCTGGGCATTTCCATGGCACCATGTGCTCATGGGCATCCCCTCCATGGCCATCTGctctcactgtgctgctgccagtgcccagACCCCCACGGTACTGGGGGTTGCTGGGCTGTGAAGGCCTCTGTACATGGACCTTGTAGGTGTCATCCTGTCCACCTGTACTGGAGCCCAGTACAAGCCATTACCACTCAGCGAGGTCCTGTGtagctcctgcagccctgccagtcTCTAGGAACCCGGAGTCCCTGGTCTGGCTGGGGATAcatgctctgcttttctcttagCAGGATCAGCCAGCAGCGGAGCTGAGTCCGTGTCCCTGAGATACAGCTGGTCACCCCTGGCCCCCAGCCCCCGTGCTGCCCCACGGGACCTCTCCCGCTGTCGATCCAGTGGTAGCCGCGCTCTGCCGTTGCTGCGGCCCCGCTGTGCCCTGACACCGAGTCCCGGGAGGAACGACTGCCGCCGGAGccggagcgggagcgggagcgggacCGGGACCAGCCGCCGGTTCCGGGCAgcgagggggcggggcctggaGCATCCGGGTGGGGGGCGGGGCAATACGAGCGGCAATAGCGGTGCGATACCGGGGCGTGTGCATGCAAATGAGGCAGCGCCGCGCGGCATGCCGGGACACAGCCCGCGCACGGGCGCCGCTGCCCTCGCGCGTCCGCGGGcgctgcgcgggccgggccgtgcgGGCCGCGGCGCAGCGCGGGGCCGGTTCGGGGCGGGGCTGGTGTCGGGGTGGCCGTGTGCTGTGGGGGCGTGCGGCGGGCGGGGCGTGCGGGCGGCGGGGTTGGTATCTCATACTTACCTGGCAGGGGAGACACCATGATCAGGCAGGTGGTTTTCCCAGGGCGAGGCTCATCCCTTGCACTCCGGGTGTGCTGACCCCTGCGATTTCCCCAAATGCGGGAAACTCGACTGCATAATTTGTGGTAGTGGGGGACTGCGTTCGCGCTCTCCCCTGATTTTGTTGGTCAAGAACAGAAGAGGAGCTGGGAGTTCCCTGACGAGAGCATTGCTCA
The window above is part of the Corvus moneduloides isolate bCorMon1 chromosome 3, bCorMon1.pri, whole genome shotgun sequence genome. Proteins encoded here:
- the CAD gene encoding CAD protein isoform X1 produces the protein MARLVLQDGSVLPGRPFGAVGAAAAGEVVFQTGMVGYPEALTDPSYKAQILVLTYPLVGNYGVPRDEPDAFGLSRWFESSKIHVAALVVGECSETPSHWSASHSLDQWLKEQNIPGLEGVDTRALTKKIREQGTLLGKLVPDGTPEGSLSFEDPNKKHLVQEVSLKVPRVFNPGGSLRVTALDCGLKNNQIRCLCRRGATVTVVPWDHPLDPADFDGLFISNGPGDPQLCQETVSSLCQVLDAPQPKPIFGICLGHQLLALALGARTYKMKYGNRGHNQPCLHEDTQRCFITAQNHGFAVEAGSLPPSWLPLFTNANDGSNEGLVHQHKPFFSVQFHPEHCAGPTDLECLFDVFVEVARDLRDGRGSARTVRERLQEWLSYTKASAGHLDAARPRKVLILGSGGLSIGQAGEFDYSGSQAIKALKEENIQTVLINPNIATVQTSKGLADKVYFLPITPEYVTQVIRNERPDGVLLTFGGQTALNCGVELTKAGVLERYHVRVLGTPVASIEMTEDRKVFVEKMEEIGEHVAPSEAAASLEQAQAAAERLGYPVLVRSAYALGGLGSGFANSREELVALVSQAFTHTSQVLVDKSLKGWKEIEYEVVRDAYNNCVTVCNMENLDPLGIHTGESIVVAPSQTLNDTEYFMLRRTAIKVVQHLGIVGECNIQFALNPESEQYYIIEVNARLSRSSALASKATGYPLAYVAAKLALGIPLPLLRNSVTNSTTASFEPSLDYCVVKIPRWDLSKFLRVSTKIGSSMKSVGEVMAVGRNFEEAFQKALRMVDENCVGFDHTVKPVSDMELETPTDKRIFVLAAALRAGYSIERLYELTKIDRWFLHKMKNITDHAVLLESYRGEQGTMPPAVLKRAKQLGFSDKQVALAVLSTELAVRKMRHDLKILPVVKQIDTVAAEWPAQTNYLYLTYNGSEHDLAFREPHVMVIGSGVYRIGSSVEFDWCAVGCIQELRKMGFKTIMVNYNPETVSTDYDMCDRLYFDEISFEVVMDIYELENPEGVILSMGGQLPNNIAMALHRQQCRILGTSPEAIDSAENRFKFSRLLDSIGISQPLWKELSNMESAKHFCCKVGYPCVVRPSYVLSGAAMNVAYSDSDLEKFLSNAVAVSKEQPVVISKFIQEAKEIDVDAVACDGVVVAIAISEHVENAGVHSGDATLVTPPQDITPKTLERIKAIVHAIGQELQVTGPFNLQLIAKDDQLKVIECNVRVSRSFPFVSKTLGVDLVALASQVIMGEDVEPVGLMTGTGIVGVKVPQFSFSRLAGADVVLGVEMTSTGEVACFGENRCEAYLKAMLSTGFKIPKKNILLTIGSYKNKSELLPTVRTLESLGYNLYASLGTADFYTEHGIKVKAVDWHFEDADGSEAGARETQRSILDYLAENHFEMVINLSMRNSGGRRLSSFVTKGYRTRRLAVDYSVPLIIDIKCTKLFVEALGQIGAAPPLKMHVDCMTSQKLIRLPGLIDVHVHLREPGGTHKEDFASGTAAALAGGVTMVCAMPNTSPAVTDATTFALAQKLAEAGARCDFALFLGASLDNAGTLSPLAGAAAGLKMYLNDTFSSLQMDDVSLWMEHLEQWPRHLPIVAHAERQTVAAVLMVAQLYQRPVHICHVARREEIILIKAAKQRGIPVTCEVAPHHLFLSQDDLGRLGKGRAAVRPALGTRQDVEALWENMDIIDCFATDHAPHTLAEKQGQEPPPGYPGLETMLPLLLTAVSEGRLSVEDIVQRLYENPRKIFGLPAQEDTYVEVDLEHEWIIPSSTVFSKAHWTPFEGMKVKGTVRRVVLRGEVAYIDGQVLVPPGYGQDVKKWSSGAALLPHGAPTKESVKTPEPSRHVAGDVLRGRAPSPRRPGPAGDARFHLPPRIHRASDPGLPAFRRLGATHRPGARGTAEDTREKVSRKAAELDTAVVQDSHFYPLGPVPRQASPQRATHFQTSPLLHPLVGQHVLSVRQFSKEQLSHLFNVAHTLRMLVQKERSLDILKGKVMATMFYEVSTRTSSSFAAAMSRLGGSVLSFSEATSSVQKGESLADSVQTMCCYADVLVLRHPQPGAVELAARHCRKPVINAGDGVGEHPTQALLDIFTIREELGTVNGMTITMVGDLKHGRTVHSLARLLTQYRVNLRYVTPPGLRMPPDITSFVASRGIQQEEFGSIEEALPDTDVLYMTRIQKERFQRAEEYEACFGQFILTPHIMTRAKERMVVMHPLPRVNEISVEVDSDPRAAYFRQAENGMYIRMALLATVLGRY